A segment of the Neochlamydia sp. S13 genome:
AGCTTCTTAGAGATTGGATTGAAGAAAATTGTAAAAACATCACGGCTTTGGATTTATTTAGAGCAGACTTGACTTATTTACCCTCAGAAATAGGCCAATTGTCTCAGCTGCAAACGCTTAACTTAAGCCAAAACCAGCTCGCCAGCCTTCCTGCAGGAATAAGCCAATTGTCTCAGCTGCAAACGCTTAACTTAATCCAAAACCAGTTCACCGCTCTTCCTGCAGAAATAGGGCGGCTGTCTCAGCTGCAATGGCTTCAATTAGATCAAAACCAGCTCACCAGTCTACCTGCAGAAATTGGGCAGCTGCCTCAGCTGCAATATCTTTACTTAAATCAAAACCAGCTTACCAGTCTTCCTGCAGAAATAGGTCAATTGTCTCAGCTGCAAGTGCTTCAATTAAATCAAAACCAGCTCACCAGCCTGCCTGCAGAAATCGGGCGGCTGTCTCAACTAAAATGGCTTGTTTTAAGCCAAAACCAGCTCACCGCTCTGCCTACAGAAATAGGTCAATTGTCTCAGCTGCAATGGCTTCAATTAGATCAAAACCAGCTCACCAGCCTTCCTGCAGAAATCGGGCAGTTGTCTAAGCTGCTACAGCTTAGCTTAAATCAAAACCAGCTCACCAGTCTGCCTGCAGAAATCGGGCAGCTGTCTCAGCTTACCAAGCTTGAATTAGCGGAAAATCCTTTGAAAGATATTCCAGAAAAAATAAGGCAGCGTTTTCAATTGTAGAATGGTTGTAAGTGCTTTTTAAATTGGAGTAAGCTAAAGTGAAATAAAAAACTGTTAGCCACCTTATCTTTAAACAAGTAATCCGCTTTCCTTCCCGCAACTAAGCAAGCTTAAACTAACCTACACACTTATAAAAACAAGAAGTTTTTCTCTTTTTCTGCAGATTGTTATAGCTGGGAGGATAACTTTTCTTGACAGGAAGAAACTGGCGTATTGGATTCTATCATTCGGCAGAAGAATTAAAACAAGGCACCAAAAAGAGCCGTTTTTCTCAAACAAGGCAAAGAATCAATCTCATTCTTTTAGCCAAACCAAAGTTGCCGCGTCACTGAATCCCCAAAACCTGTGGCTGCTCCTGAATGCTTAGAAGGTCTCCCCCTTCCGTGAATCTATCTGAAAAAAAAGCGAGGTAGGTTATACCATTTAAACGAACTCCGTAAGTAGCAGCTATTGAGAATTGCAAACAGCCTTTTTCTAAATTCAAATAAGGAGGATAATTTAGGGAGAGAAAAGGTTTGGAAAGGAGGAAACCATGTTTGTAGCTTTTTATCATACAATAGAGGAATTAAATGCCATGGCAAAAAAGAAAGCCTATGGCAGTTACAGTTGTAAACTAAGAGCAGTGGTGATGGAAGGAGAAAGCGCATATCAGATAGGAAAAGCGCTAGGTTATTGTACAAGCGCTATTCAAAAATGGATCCGAAGGTATAACGGAAGTTCCATTTTTTTTATAAGGTTAAAGTGTTTAATTATTTTATTATTAAAGCTTTATGGCTTTTTTATAAAATTTTGTAGTCACCAAAATTTTAATTAAAATTGTTTTTAATATTTACATAAATCTTTTTATTAGTGTATTTTGTAGGTATGCATATAGTGAAGTCAAAATTTAAATCAGCTGCCGGCAAAGTTTATGAAACAATTTTGCTACGAGAATCCTATAGAGAAGGCAAAACCGTCAAAAAACGCACGGTGGGTAATCTATCCAATTGCACACCTGAAGAAATTGCTGCTATCGAGTTAGCTTTAAAACATAAAGGTAATCTCCAAGCTTTAACCTCGTGTAGTGGAGCCACAATGCAAGAGGGATTATCTGTCGGTGGCGTATGGGTGATCTACCAAATGGCTAAACGTTTAGGAATTGTGGATGCACTTGGCAATAGCCGAGAAGGTCAGCTCGCGTTGTGGCAAGTGGTAGCACGCGTATTGGAGCAAGGCTCAAGGCTTTCTGCCGTCAGGTTGGCAGAAACGTATGCCATTGCACCTGTAATTGACTTGCAAAAGGGCTTTAACGAAGAAGATCTTTATAAGAATCTTTTGTGGTTATGCCAAAGCCAAGCCTCTATCGAAGATCGATTATTTACTAAAAGTTTTTGCAAGAAACCTCCTCACTTATTTTTGTATGATGTCACTAGCTCGTATTTAGAAGGCGAGAAAAACGAGCTTGCCGATTGGGGTTACAACCGAGACAAAAAGAAAGGTAAGAAGCAAATTGTGATAGGCTTGCTAAGTTCAGCCGATGGCACACCCGTATCAACCGAAGTGTTTAAAGGCAATACCCAAGATACTTCTACCTTCCATGCTCAGATCAAAAAAGCTAAAGAACGCTTTAAATGCGAGAAAGTCACTTTTGTAGGCGATAGAGGGATGATTAAAAGCGGGCAGATCGAAAATTTACAAGAGCAGGGTTTTCATTATATTACCGCTATGACAAAAGCTCAAATAGAGACCTTAATGAAAAAAGGTGTGATCGAATATACGCTATTTGATAATAACTTGGCTGAAGTCAAAGAAGATGGGATAAGATATATTCTTAAGCGCAATCCTGTGCGCGCCCAGGAAATCGCCCATTCTCGTCTCAGCAAGCTAGCTAGCATTGAAAAATTGGTCGCTATGCAAAATGCCTATCTACATGCGCATCCCAAAGCACAGGTAGAAGTAGCGCTGAAAAAAATTAAAACTAAAATCGAGCGTTTAACGCTTAAAACTTGCGTGACAGTTAGCGCACAAGATAGAAGTTTATCTGTATGCCTCAATCAAGAAATACTAGCTGAGGATGCTAAGCTAGATGGTTGCTATGTGATTAAAACCGATCTTGCTTGCGAAGAAGTGAGCATGCAAGAAGTACATGATCGTTATAAAGATTTAGCTAGAGTAGAATCAGCTTTTAGAACAGTAAAAAACGATCTTGAGATACGGCCAGTCTATGTACGTTCAGAAGAAAGTACAAGGGGCCATGTTTTAATTGTAATGTTAGCCTACATGATTATCAGAGAACTTGATAAAGCCTGGAAGGACCTTTATTTAACAGTAGAAGAGGGCTTGCGCAGTTTATCTACTTTAACGCTAATAGAATGGACAGTAAATGATGGCTTAAGTTTTCAGCAAATCCCCGAACCACGTCACCAAAACAGACAAATGCTTGAAGCCTTAAAAGTAGAGTTACCAAAAGTTTTACCAAAGAATCATGCGCATGTAGTCACTAGGAAGAAGCGCCGATAATTCACTTAAATTATTAATAATCAACAGCTTGATTGCTACCGATTGTTTCTAAAAAAGTGGAACTTCCGGTATAATGCTCAAAATTTAGAGGGCCTGAAAGATAGGAGGCCTGTAATAACAGGAAGAAAAAGCTTTCTTAGAGAGGGTAGAAAAAGGGCCTGAACCTGACGAAAGCATCAATGTTTTCCACCTAGTTGATCTGCAAGCTATTCTAAAAAAAGAGTTTGGCAAAAACTTAACCTTGCAAGGAATTTGGACAATCTTACGTCGCAGCCGCTATACGCCTTTGGTTCCTCGTCCTCAGCATTATAAAGCTAACCTAAGGGACCAAGAAGCCTTTAAAAAAAAATTCCAGAAGTCATCACCAGCTTAAACAAACAATTTCCTAAGAAAAACATCGAAATTTGGTTTGAAGATGAAGCACGGCTTGGACAACAAAGCACCTCTACTAAGGTATGGGCAAAAAAAGGAACGCGGCCAAAAGCTCCTAGGCAGACAGAATATAAAAATCTGTATGTAGCTACAGCTGTTTGCCCATGTTCAGGGCAAGCAGAAGGGATGATTTTACCTTTCTTAAATAGCCAAGGAGTGGAAATTCTTCTTGAGCAAGTTAGTCAATCACTGTCTGCTTCTTCCCATGCTTTGCTAATTTTAGACCGAGCTAGCTATCATACTAGTAAAACGCTGAAAGTTCCTTCCAATATTCACCTGCTCTTTCTACCTCCTTATAGTCCTGAACTTAATCCTGTTGAAAACTTATGGCATTACTTGCGTAGCCATTTTTGGTCTAATCGTATTTATCGAGGTTATAAAGAACTAGAAAAGATGGCAATAGCTTCTTGGAGAAAGGTATGTCTGGAAGAAAAAAGAATGAAAAGCTTATGTGCTGTATCGTATGTCTAATTGTGTAAGGAGTAATTTAAAAGCGTATTATCTGTGAGTTGTTTTTCATGGATAAGGATACGAATTCGTTTGACTTGCTTTTTTAATTTTTTATATTGTCTTTAAAAAACACAAATAATAAAATGTCATCCCTACCCAAGGAAATAAAATGCATCCTATCTCATCGACATCTATTGAAAGCTTGCCCAATGAATTGCTGCTCCCTATCTTAGAGGCTTGCGCAGCTCCTTCCTTATTTAGCGTCTGTAAAAGATGGCATCATCTGTTGGCTTCTGAAGTGATGCCTTCTCTTTATAAACAAATAGGTAAAGTACATGTTCCTCAAGGAAATGTTAAGGAGCAGGCTCTTATTGTAGATAGGATTTATAAGCTAGAAGAAAAGCTTACTGAAGTAGCAAAGGTAAATGCAATCTTTAGGCAAATCTTTACTTTAGCCAAGTCTCTTTCTCCTTTAGAATCTAAAGAGAAAACAGAAGAAAAAAGAGGCTTAACGCTGGCTAATTACGCTTCTTATCTCTTAAATATAAATCGTCTTTTGCTTTGGAAAAAACTTCCTGGTGGGGAAGAATACTTGAGCCGAGAAGAAATTAAGCACTTGCCTCTAGAAAAAAAAGGAGAGCTATTTAGAGAGTGGATTGAAGAAAATTGTAAAAACATCACGACTTTGGATTTATTTAGAGCAGGCTTGACTTCTTTACCTTCAGAAATAGGCCAATTATCACAGCTGATACGGCTTTACTTAAGCAAAAACCAGCTCACCGCTCTGCCTACAGAAATCTGGCAGCTGCCTCAGCTACAATGGCTTGATTTAAGTCAAAACCAGCTCACCCGCCTACCTGAAGAAATCGGGCAACTGTCTCAGCTGCAAGTGCTTGGCTTAGACCACAACCAGCTCACCAGCCTGCCTGAAGAAATCGGGCAACTGTCTCAGCTGCAAACGCTTTACTTAAATCAAAACCAGCTCACCGCTCTGCCTGCAGAAATCGGGCAGCTGTCTAAGCTACGAGTGCTTGACTTAAATCAAAACCAACTCACCAGCCTGCCTACAGAAATTGGGCAGCTGTCTCAGCTGCAAACGCTTTACTTAAATCAAAACCAGCTTACCAGTCTTCCTGCAGAAATCGGGCAGCTGTCTGATCTGCAAACGCTTAAATTAGCAGAAAATCCTCTGAAAGATATCGCCGAAAAAATAAGGCAGCGCTTTCAATTGTAGAATAGCAAGTACTTTTTAAATTGGGGTGGGCTAAAATGAAATAAGAAACTTTTAACCACCTTATCTTTAAAGAAGTAATCCGCACTTAAATCAAAACCAGCTCACCAGCCTGCCTGCAGAAGTGGGTCAATTGTCTCAGCTGCAAAAGCTTGAATTAGCGGAAAACCCTTTGAAGGATATCGCCGAAAAAATAAGGCAGCATTTTCAATTGTAGAATGGCCATAAGTACTTTTAAATCGGGGTGGGCTAAAATGAAATAAAAAACTCTTAGCCATCTTATCTTTAAACAAGTAATCAGCACATAAATCACAACCAGCTCACCAGTCTGCCTACAAAAATCGGGCAGCCATCCAAGTTGCAAAAGCTTCACTTAAGTGACAACCTGGTTAACACCCTCCCTATAGAGATAGGTCAGCTATTCCAGGTTAAACACCTTAACTTAGATAATAATCAGCTTGGCTCCCTTCCTATAAAGGATTGGGCAACTATCAAAGCTGCAACAACTCCACTTAAGCAACAACCTGCCTTCCATCATTCCCATAGAGATGAGTCAATTATCGCAGCTGCAAAGCTTTGACTTAAGCATCAACCAGCTAACCATTATCCCTAAAGAGGTAGGGCAGCTATCCAAGCTACAATACCTGGACTTAAGCAAGAACCAACTTACCACCTTTCCTACAGAGATAAGGCAGCTTTCTCAGCTGCAAGAACTTGACTTACACGACAAACAGCTTACTACTCTTCCTGCAGAGATAGGACAGCTATTGCAGCTGCAAGTGCTTGACTTAAAAAATAATCAGCTTATCTTTGTTCCGATAGAGATAGGGGCAGATATCAAAGGAATTAGATCTTGATCTAAAGGGAAATCCATTAAAAAGTATTCCTGAGGATATAAGGTAATGGCTTGGCCTATAACTTGAAAAGTTTGTATCTGGATCACTTAGCTTGTTAAAAGGAAGATAGGGATAAGATTAGAAGATTTTAAAGATATAAAGAACATGTGGCCCCTTATAGGGGCCTAGCAGCTAAAGATAGGTTTTCACTTACAGTAGGGCAAGAGAATTTTGAGCAGATTTGGGTATATTTTCATTGTATGTTTAGAGGCAAAAAGTAGGTAAAATTTTAAAAACGATGCTTAACATTTTTTTTCATGTCTCATTCTCGTTCACATTTTCTTAACGACTAAAAATTTGTATAAACCTTAAAGAGGTCCTGCGCGGTATAAGAATTAAAACAAGACACCAAAAAGAGCCGTTTTTCTCAAATAAGGCAAAGAATCAATCTCATTCCTTTAGCCACACCAAAATTGCCGCATCACTTAATCCCCAAAACCTGTGGCTGCTCCTAAATGCTTGGAAGGTCTCCCCCCTTTCCTTGAATCTGTCTAAAAGTAAAGCGTGGTAGATCATTTGTGAGTTGCTTTTCATTGATAAGAGCACGAATTCGTTTGACTTGCTTTTTTAATTTTTTATATTGTCTTTAAAAAACACAAATAATAAAAGGTCATCACTACCCAAGGAAATAAAATGCATCCTATCTCTTCGGCCTCTATTGAAAGCTTGCCCAATGAATTGCTGCTCCCTATCTTAGAGGCTTGCGCAGTTCCTTCCTTATTTAGCGTCTGTAAAAGATGGCATCATCTGCTGGCTACTGAAGTCATGCCCCCTCTTTATAGACAAATAGGTAAAGTGCATGTTCCTCAAGGAAATGTTAAGGAGCAGGCTCTTATTGTAGATAGGATTTATAAGCTAGAAGAAAAGCTTTCTGAAGCAGCAAAGGTAAATGCAATCTTTAAGCAAATCTTTACTTTAGCCAAGTCTTTTTCTCCTTTGGAATTTAAAGAGAAAACGGAAGAAAAAAGAGGCTTAACGCTGGCTAATTACTCTTCTTATCTCTTAAATATTAATCGCCTTTTACTTTGGAAAAAACTTCCTGGTGGGGAAGAATACTTGAGCCGAGAAGAAATTAAGCACTTGCCTCTAGAGAAAAAAGGAGAGCTTCTTAGAGATTGGATTGAAGAAAATTGTAAAAACATCATGGTTTTAGATTTATCTAAAGCAGGCTTGACTTATTTACCCTCGGAGATAGGCCAACTGTCTCAGTTGCTACAGCTTATCTTAAATCAAAACCAGCTCACCGCTCTGCCTACAGAAATAGGGCGATTGTCTCAGCTGAAAGGGCTTTACTTAAATCAAAACCAGCTCACCGCTCTGCCTACAGAAATCGGACAGCTGTCTAAGCTACGATGGCTTCAATTAAATCAAAACCAGCTCACTAGCCTTCCTGCTGAAACAGGGCAGTTGTCTCAGCTGCAACATCTTTACTTAAATCAAAACCAGCTCACCGCTCTGCCTGCAGAAATCGGGCAACTGTCTCAGCTGCAAACGCTTGAATTAGCAGAAAATCCTTTAAAGGATATCGCCGAAAAAATAAGGCAGCGTTTTCAATTGTAGAATGATTGTAAGTACTTTTTAAATTGGAGTAGACTAAAATGAATAGCAAACTTTTAGCCATCTTATCTTTAAAGAAATAATCTGCACTTAGATCAAAACCAGCTCATCAGTCTGCCTGCAAAAATCGGGCGGCCATCCAAGTTGCAAAAGCTTCACTTAAGTGACAACCTGGTTACCACCCTTCCTATAGAGATAGGTCGGCTATCTCAGGTTAAACACCTTCATTTAAACAGCAACTAGATTATCATTCTTCCTATAGAGATAAGCCAGCTATCCCAACTGCAATTGCTCTTCTTGTAGAACAACCAACTTACCTTCCTTCCTACAGAGATTGGGCAGCTATCAAAGCTGCAAAGACTCCACTTAAGCGACAACCTGCCTGACATCATTCCTATAGAGAGGAGTCAATTATCGCAGCTTCAATGCTTTGACTTAAGCATCAACCAGCTAACCATTATCCCTAAAGAGGTAGAGCAGCTATCTCAGCTGAAATACCTTTAATTAAACGACAAACAGCTCACCAACCTTCCTGCAGAAATCTGGCAGCTACCAGAATGGCTAACTATTAACTTAGAGGGCAACTTCCTAGAAAATATTTCAGTGAAAGTAAAGCAACTTTTTAAGCTGTAATTGAAAAGGCTGCCGTCTTCATAACCTATAAAGTTAAAAGAGCAATTGGTATTCTCTGATAAATGTGTTCTTTATTAAGTAGATGGCTTTCTTAGCATAACCTTACCCAATGAAAATAAACGCTTTAAAAGCCTTTTATACTTAAGAGTTTTCTGCCAGGCTATGTATTAACCGCTCACCTGTTTTTGAAACCGGGATTTTCAGGTGAAAAATCATGAAACTACAGCTCCCACCTCATTAAATCCACTCACGCTCCCTTTAATCGTTCTTAGCATGTTGATCACTTCATTTATCCATACATAGCCTTGCTTAGCCATTTCTTCATTCAGCATTTTCCAGCCTACACATACAATTAATAGGGCTAATAATGATTTTAAAGGCATGCCTAAAAAAGTAATTTGAACTTGCGGGGCTAGGCGGTTAGCAATTCCTAAAAAGAAGTCTGTCATCATAATCATAATTAAAGCAGGTGATGCCAAACGAATACTGATGACCATTATTTTATTTAGCAGGGCAATCTCGTTCGCCCAGAATACTGAGGATCGTTCAAAAAATTTGAGATTGATAATTTGATCAGCAGGAATTACTTCATAAGAGGTAAGGATAGCCTCCATGAATAAAAAAGGACCATCGATCATAAAAAATATCCAAATCATCACGTAGTTGAACAACGTTCCTAGAGGTGAAGATTGATTTTGAATGGTCGGATCATTAACCATTAAGCTGGCTCCCCCTCGCTGGTGATCAATGATAATGCCAGCGCTTTGCACAATAACAAAAGGCAAGCTAATGAGGAAGCCTATGATTGTCCCCACAAACAACTCTTTAAATATTAAAAAAACTAGCTTTAGGTTGAAATCAATTTTATGGGTAACTAATAGCAATTGCGGTAAAAAGATGATAAAGAGACCAATCCCTAGAGCCACCTTTGCAGGCTGAGGCATCACCCTTGCTCCAAAAAAAGGTGATTGCAAAAGAATAGGGAAAAAGCGTGAGAGAAATAAAAAGAAAAGCGCAACAAAAGAGAGCAATCCCCCTTCGGTATTGAAGGCACTATTTAAAAATAACGCTATAAAACTGTCAGTAGTTTCAGCCATTATGAAATTCTTATATTTTTTGTCTCTATCTTAACGAGTAGTCTTTAGAGGCTAAATAAAACCACGGGAAAGTGCAATTGTGTTTACAAGTTGTTTATCACCCTTGAGAAGCTAAACTCCACTGTGCAAAGTGGGAAAATATATCCCCTGCAAACTCCATGATCTGAGCTCCCAACCATCCCCCTAAAATCATCAAGGTAAGCGTTACCGCCACCAATTTTATAGTAAATGATAAAGTCTGTTCTTGAATTTGTGTGGCTGCCTGAAAGATCGCTACGATCACCCCAAAAAACATACTCACCAAAATGGGTGGTGCTGAAAGGATAAGAATCAGCAAAAGAGCATGATAAGCAAGCTGTATAACCTGTGTCTGAAACATAATCTGATCCTTAGCGGAAAGTGTTTACCAAGCCTTCAATTAACATTGTCCATCCATCTAGCATTACAAGTAAAAATAATTTTAAAGGCATAGATATGGTTACGGGGGATAGCATCATCATACCCATCGCTAATAAAACGTTTGATACGACTAGATCTATGACAAAGAAGGGAATGTAAATGAGCACTCCTATCTCAAATGCATCTTTAAGCTGGCTAGTAATATAAGCTGGCACTACAATCATAAAATCATCAGGCTTTAGCGTGGGTCGATAATTATCCGGTAAAACGCGATAAGCCATACGGTAAAACAAAGCATGATGCTTAACAGAAGAGTTTCTTTTCAAAAAATCACGCAAAGGCTCTCTCCCAGCTTCCACTAAAGCCATTATATATGCAGAAGATCCTGCAGAAATAAGGGATTCTGGAGCAGCTTGCTGGTTAACCACCTGCATCGAGGCATCATACATCTTTAAAGCCGTAGGATACATCACATAGATACTCAGCATGAAAGCAACCCCGTTGATCACTTGATTGGGAGGCGATTGTTGGACACCAAGCGCACTACGCAAAAGCGACAAGACGACGACGATTTTCATAAATGAAGATAAAATCATCACTATAAAGGGCAGCATAGCCAAAAGAGATAATACCGCCGCCTGAGTAATCAAGGAAGGTTTTCTAAAATTATCAAACCGTATATCCAGCTCTTTTTCTGCAGGGGTTTTCTCTCCGGGCCTTACTACAGCTTTTCCAGCTTCTATCGAAGTGGTACTCCGAGGAGGAGAACTTTGGGCCCAACATTCAGGAGAGATCATACATAATAGAGCTAGTACTAACATCCATGACAGACAGTTTAAAGAAAATAAACGTTTAATAATTGCTTTAGTTTTAGCCATGCCCCTGTGCCGCCTTCTCATGTTGTTTCATCATTCTATCAAAAGCATTTTCAATAATACGCCATTGATTTTCAAGCTGGGCATTGATAATACCCCCTTCCGTCTCAATAATACATCCGCCCGATTCAATATCTGCACGCTCTCGAATTATCAACGTTTCAAGACTTTCGAAGAGATCTTTAACTTGCTGGCGATTTTTCTCTAATGCTTCAAGATCTTTTTTGTTTACGTAAATGGTGATTTTTTTGTGTGTTACTACCGCTTTTAAGCTATTGCTAACAATATCTACAACCGCAGTCTCGGATAGCTCCAGCTCTCGACCTACAATCTTCTTAGCAGCTTTTAATGCAATGGGTAAAGCTACTTTTTCTGTTTCATGACGTACATTTATAATCTCTTCTTCCACTTTAGCTATTTGTTCTACCCATTTCTTAAAACCTTCCTCAAATCCTTCTTTTTGCGCCTGCTCCTTAAGTTTTTCGATTTCTTCAGCTACTCCTTGCTTATACTTGAGGGCATCTTTTTTTACTTCTTCCATGAGTTGGTAAGCTTCCAATGCTTGCGAAAACTCTTCAGCAGGAATAACACGTGTTTCTGGAGCTACATGAACGCCATTGCCATGGATCAGGGAAAAAAATTTCTTTTTCACATTTCACTCTTCGGTTTTAAAAAGTTCATAACATTTATCACTTGTTGGATAAGCACCGAAGTTACAGCAGGGCTACTCGGTAGTTTATAGTGTTTTTCTATAATAGCGCTACGCCCTATATCCAATTTCCTTAGCAAGTACCACATAAAATGAGAGTGAGTGCCGCTTAAAGCTTTTCCTAAGCGGTAAAGGCCTCGCTGGTGAATCTTTCGTTGTAGCTCAGTGCTCTCTCCTTTCCATTTCTGCAGATCCATTTTAGCAGCAATGAACCTACTTTTTTGATGTAAGCAGAGACGAACAAACTGTATTTTTTTACTGTCTAAACATGCATAGACTTTTTGTAAACTTTTCTTGTCTACCACATGACGCAATTCTTCCGCTAAATCATATAAACCTAAAAAATCAATTAAGTAAATAATTTCCCTACGCGATAAAGCTAGCAATATGGATAAATCTTGCTTGGGCAAAAAAGCGGGTGAAAGAATTTCAGTTTGCTTAACCTGATCGTATAGCTTCCTAATAAAAAATGCCCTCGCAGGCTTAGGCATGAACACAGAAGGGTCACTAATATTTAAATATTTTTTTAAGCTAGCGGCCAAAGGATTAGGCAATGCTGAGACCATAAGGTTTTGAAGATGAGTAGGAAACTGTTGAACATGAGGAGCTACCCAAGAATAATGGATTTCTTTAAGAAATTCATGCGGCTTAACAAAGATAGGATCTACATCTGTCGTAATTATCTGATGTCCAATAATTTGCTTTGCTTCATTTTCCGGCAACCCCTTAAGAAATTCTTGAGATGTCTTAGGATGAAAGCGATTTAGCAAAATACGTATAAGAATTTGTGTTTTGGTATGCATAGTAAAGAGCCTTATGTCTCATCAACATCTTTATCAACCAAACCTTTATCTTCCGAAGAATTTTTATCTTCCGCAGGTTCTTCAGTGTCCTGGGTTTTCTCTTCTTCAGGAGCCCCAATTTTTAATGGTTGAAGATGAAACAGTTCTTTAAAACCCCCATGTCTTTTTAATAAAGGATAAATCTTCCAAGTTAACCAAATTAAACACACAGCCATAAGTAAAAGAAGAAAAGAAAAAGTAAAGAACACTACTCGAAAACGTGTCA
Coding sequences within it:
- a CDS encoding leucine-rich repeat domain-containing protein; this encodes MHPISSASIESLPNELLLPILEACVVPSLFSVCKRWHHLLANEVMPPLYKKIAQLHFPTKNATTQRTLMLAKVYQLNPGLTSTQKVYQVFKQVFTLAKSISPLEFKWKTEEKRGLTLANYSSYLVNINRLLLWKKLPGGEEYLSREKIKHLPLEKKGELLRDWIEENCKNITALDLFRADLTYLPSEIGQLSQLQTLNLSQNQLASLPAGISQLSQLQTLNLIQNQFTALPAEIGRLSQLQWLQLDQNQLTSLPAEIGQLPQLQYLYLNQNQLTSLPAEIGQLSQLQVLQLNQNQLTSLPAEIGRLSQLKWLVLSQNQLTALPTEIGQLSQLQWLQLDQNQLTSLPAEIGQLSKLLQLSLNQNQLTSLPAEIGQLSQLTKLELAENPLKDIPEKIRQRFQL
- a CDS encoding helix-turn-helix domain-containing protein yields the protein MFVAFYHTIEELNAMAKKKAYGSYSCKLRAVVMEGESAYQIGKALGYCTSAIQKWIRRYNGSSIFFIRLKCLIILLLKLYGFFIKFCSHQNFN
- a CDS encoding IS1634 family transposase; this translates as MHIVKSKFKSAAGKVYETILLRESYREGKTVKKRTVGNLSNCTPEEIAAIELALKHKGNLQALTSCSGATMQEGLSVGGVWVIYQMAKRLGIVDALGNSREGQLALWQVVARVLEQGSRLSAVRLAETYAIAPVIDLQKGFNEEDLYKNLLWLCQSQASIEDRLFTKSFCKKPPHLFLYDVTSSYLEGEKNELADWGYNRDKKKGKKQIVIGLLSSADGTPVSTEVFKGNTQDTSTFHAQIKKAKERFKCEKVTFVGDRGMIKSGQIENLQEQGFHYITAMTKAQIETLMKKGVIEYTLFDNNLAEVKEDGIRYILKRNPVRAQEIAHSRLSKLASIEKLVAMQNAYLHAHPKAQVEVALKKIKTKIERLTLKTCVTVSAQDRSLSVCLNQEILAEDAKLDGCYVIKTDLACEEVSMQEVHDRYKDLARVESAFRTVKNDLEIRPVYVRSEESTRGHVLIVMLAYMIIRELDKAWKDLYLTVEEGLRSLSTLTLIEWTVNDGLSFQQIPEPRHQNRQMLEALKVELPKVLPKNHAHVVTRKKRR
- a CDS encoding winged helix-turn-helix domain-containing protein, which encodes MQAILKKEFGKNLTLQGIWTILRRSRYTPLVPRPQHYKANLRDQEAFKKKFQKSSPA
- a CDS encoding IS630 family transposase; protein product: MTSLNKQFPKKNIEIWFEDEARLGQQSTSTKVWAKKGTRPKAPRQTEYKNLYVATAVCPCSGQAEGMILPFLNSQGVEILLEQVSQSLSASSHALLILDRASYHTSKTLKVPSNIHLLFLPPYSPELNPVENLWHYLRSHFWSNRIYRGYKELEKMAIASWRKVCLEEKRMKSLCAVSYV
- a CDS encoding leucine-rich repeat domain-containing protein; its protein translation is MHPISSTSIESLPNELLLPILEACAAPSLFSVCKRWHHLLASEVMPSLYKQIGKVHVPQGNVKEQALIVDRIYKLEEKLTEVAKVNAIFRQIFTLAKSLSPLESKEKTEEKRGLTLANYASYLLNINRLLLWKKLPGGEEYLSREEIKHLPLEKKGELFREWIEENCKNITTLDLFRAGLTSLPSEIGQLSQLIRLYLSKNQLTALPTEIWQLPQLQWLDLSQNQLTRLPEEIGQLSQLQVLGLDHNQLTSLPEEIGQLSQLQTLYLNQNQLTALPAEIGQLSKLRVLDLNQNQLTSLPTEIGQLSQLQTLYLNQNQLTSLPAEIGQLSDLQTLKLAENPLKDIAEKIRQRFQL
- a CDS encoding leucine-rich repeat domain-containing protein, giving the protein MSQLSQLQSFDLSINQLTIIPKEVGQLSKLQYLDLSKNQLTTFPTEIRQLSQLQELDLHDKQLTTLPAEIGQLLQLQVLDLKNNQLIFVPIEIGADIKGIRS
- a CDS encoding leucine-rich repeat domain-containing protein, with product MHPISSASIESLPNELLLPILEACAVPSLFSVCKRWHHLLATEVMPPLYRQIGKVHVPQGNVKEQALIVDRIYKLEEKLSEAAKVNAIFKQIFTLAKSFSPLEFKEKTEEKRGLTLANYSSYLLNINRLLLWKKLPGGEEYLSREEIKHLPLEKKGELLRDWIEENCKNIMVLDLSKAGLTYLPSEIGQLSQLLQLILNQNQLTALPTEIGRLSQLKGLYLNQNQLTALPTEIGQLSKLRWLQLNQNQLTSLPAETGQLSQLQHLYLNQNQLTALPAEIGQLSQLQTLELAENPLKDIAEKIRQRFQL
- a CDS encoding EscT/YscT/HrcT family type III secretion system export apparatus protein, translating into MAETTDSFIALFLNSAFNTEGGLLSFVALFFLFLSRFFPILLQSPFFGARVMPQPAKVALGIGLFIIFLPQLLLVTHKIDFNLKLVFLIFKELFVGTIIGFLISLPFVIVQSAGIIIDHQRGGASLMVNDPTIQNQSSPLGTLFNYVMIWIFFMIDGPFLFMEAILTSYEVIPADQIINLKFFERSSVFWANEIALLNKIMVISIRLASPALIMIMMTDFFLGIANRLAPQVQITFLGMPLKSLLALLIVCVGWKMLNEEMAKQGYVWINEVINMLRTIKGSVSGFNEVGAVVS
- the sctS gene encoding type III secretion system export apparatus subunit SctS gives rise to the protein MFQTQVIQLAYHALLLILILSAPPILVSMFFGVIVAIFQAATQIQEQTLSFTIKLVAVTLTLMILGGWLGAQIMEFAGDIFSHFAQWSLASQG